AGTCAGCATAATTGAGAACATCTCTTAGAATATTAAAGGCTGGCCATTTGGCCAGCCTTTGTCTTTAAATGAGGGTCATTTACCATAGGAAAATATCTTTTCTATTCGAAACTCTCCTCAAATCGAATATTATATTCTTCCAATTCTTTCAGAACAGGATTATAAATATCAGCTAAAACAGGGATCTGCAAACCGGTAAGATTCACCTTCCCCTGCAGTATCATCTTCGCCATGATCCCCAGCGGCAGCCCCACTGTCTTTGCCATCGCTGTACGCAGGTGATCTTCCCCCTGTACGATCATGTAACTGTGTAAGCGGGTTGTGATGCCTCTGCGCTCGAATTCTATTTCATGGATCATCACGATCATATCCTTATCGGTCGGTTCCATCCCCAGTTTGTTCTCAACGACATGCTGTAATACGCCGGCATTCGTCAGCTCTCCCTGGTGAATAAGATCTCCATTCAACAAGCCCAGGAACTTCAGTTGGCGAATGATCTTTGACTTTGCAGAGATCCCCAGGTAATGCGCGATATTCTCTTCATTACTGAGGTCTTTAGCCGGTTTCAGGTGCTGACTGGCCCATTGGTAATAAGTCAGATTATCAGTCTGTATCCGCTTGCTGTCATCTGTCAGACCCAGTTTTACCAGCGTACTCCATCCTTCACAAAAATCAGGATAGCGCAGGGTAGCGCGCATAAAGGTAGGAATATCATCCAGGTTATACGACTTCATATAGGCCAGTGAATCCCTGTTCGGATACCATGCCAGTTTGCCCAGGGTAGGGATCTGGATCGTTTTGCTCTGATCGAAAAGATGGGCGTAATCAGTTTCTTTGACCTTCCCTTTCTCTTTGTATATAGCGCCGGAGCTACCTGCCATTACGATATTGCGGGCATTCCATGATATTTTATACTGCCAGGGGTTATCATTACTCTCCGGAGAAATGAGGCCACCGCAGTAGGATTTAAATGAGGAAATCTGTCCGCCTTTCTTTTCGATGGAGTGGATGAGTTTCATAGCGCTCATGTGATCGATACCGGGATCCAGGCCCATCTCGTACATGAACAGCAAGCCTGCATCTTCTATTTCTTTTTCCAGTGCTTTTATTTCCGGATCGATATAGGATGCTGTGAGCAGGTTTTTGCCAAATTTGAGGCAATCTCTTGCCACGATAATGTGAAGGGCTGGAGGGAGCAGGGAGATGACCAGGTCACTTTCCTGTATTAGCTGTTGTCTGGCTGCTTCATCCTGGATGTTGATAGCTGCTGGGGTTACGTAGTAAGACTTGCCGGTTTTTGACTTGATCAGCATCAGGTCATGATCCGCCACGGTCACATGCCATTTCTGCCGGGGAGCATTTACCAGCAGATAATCAATCAGGCAGGTGGCCGATTTACCGGCACCAAACAATAAAATATTCTTCATGTTACCTTAATATAATTCTTTACTATGGTTTACGGAACAGGGATTTAACATCAGTGGTAATAGTAATGTTCAAAATTTTAGCAAATTTCGAATCGACAATTGACTCTTTTACTGCGGTTCGTCCCATGAAACTCTGATTTTCATAGGGTTAAAAACAAATTGTTTGCCAATATTTCATTTTCTCCATATTCTAATATTTTGTGATATAGAATAAATATTGGCAGTGAGTGCAATTTAAAAGATTATTCAGACTCTGCTACAGAAAATATTTATTATCGCATTGTGTTTTAGCGCAATATGACAATTCCTTTTTTATTCACATTTAATGTCAAAATGGCCGTATTTCGCCTTGAAATGGCTATATTTGCGCTCATTTGTTTTAAAGCAAAACAACCATCTAAATGTCAGAAAATACTGAAAATTCTCAGGAAGGAAGGATTGTCCAGATTAACATTGAGGAGCAGATGAAAACGGCTTATATCGATTACTCTATGTCAGTAATCGTGGGTCGTGCGCTTCCCGATGTAAGGGACGGTTTGAAACCCGTACACCGCAGGGTGTTGTTTGGTATGAGTGAGCTGGGTAACAACAGCAATAAACCATACAAGAAATCAGCCCGTATTGTGGGGGAGGTGATGGGTAAATATCACCCGCACGGCGATGCTTCCATTTATGACACCATTGTACGTCTTGCACAACCCTGGACACTGCGCTACATTCTTGTAGACGGTCAGGGTAACTTCGGTTCTGTGGATGGTGACGCGCCAGCGGCCATGCGTTATACGGAGATCCGTCTGCAAAAAATTGCAGAAGCTATGCTGGAAGATATCGACAAAGAAACAGTGGATTTCTCCCTGAACTTTGACGATACCCTCGAAGAGCCAACTGTATTACCAACCCGCATTCCGAACCTGCTGGTGAACGGTGCATCCGGTATCGCTGTAGGTATGGCTACGAACATCATGCCCCACAACCTGAGCGAGGTAGTGGATGGCCTGATCGCTTACATTGAAAATAGAGAGATCACCAGTGAAGAGCTGATTAAATATGTGAAAGCGCCTGACTTCCCAACCGGAGGTATCATTTACGGTTACGAAGGTGTGAAGCAGGGATTTGAAACAGGCCGTGGCCGTGTAGTAGTGCGTGGTAAAGTCAATGTGGAAACTACCAAAGCAGGTCGTGAACGCCTGGTGATTTATGAACTGCCTTACCAGATTAACAAGGCGGTGCTGCACCAGAAGATTGCACAACTTGCAGATGATAAAATCATTGAAGGTATTGCTGAGGTACGCGATGAGAGTGACCGTGAAGGTATGCGCCTGGTAATTGATCTGAAACGTGAAGCAATTGCAAACGTGGTGATCAACCAGCTGTATAAATATTCTGAGCTGCAGACTTCTTACGGTATCAATAACGTGGCGCTCGTAAAAGGCC
This window of the Chitinophaga sancti genome carries:
- a CDS encoding saccharopine dehydrogenase C-terminal domain-containing protein — protein: MKNILLFGAGKSATCLIDYLLVNAPRQKWHVTVADHDLMLIKSKTGKSYYVTPAAINIQDEAARQQLIQESDLVISLLPPALHIIVARDCLKFGKNLLTASYIDPEIKALEKEIEDAGLLFMYEMGLDPGIDHMSAMKLIHSIEKKGGQISSFKSYCGGLISPESNDNPWQYKISWNARNIVMAGSSGAIYKEKGKVKETDYAHLFDQSKTIQIPTLGKLAWYPNRDSLAYMKSYNLDDIPTFMRATLRYPDFCEGWSTLVKLGLTDDSKRIQTDNLTYYQWASQHLKPAKDLSNEENIAHYLGISAKSKIIRQLKFLGLLNGDLIHQGELTNAGVLQHVVENKLGMEPTDKDMIVMIHEIEFERRGITTRLHSYMIVQGEDHLRTAMAKTVGLPLGIMAKMILQGKVNLTGLQIPVLADIYNPVLKELEEYNIRFEESFE